Below is a window of Candidatus Chromulinivoraceae bacterium DNA.
GTATACCGAACAGGCGCTCAATAAGGGTATCCAGGATATCAAGTCACGTCTTCATACGAATGATGAGCCAAAGGGTAGCGTACTGGTTATGGATCCGCAAACTGGAAAAGTTCTTGCAATGGCTAACTTTCCTACCTACAATCCGGGTGACTTTGGTAACGTTACTAATGCTGCGGCCTTTAATAATGCGACTATCAGCGACCCGTACGAGCCAGGTTCTGACATTAAGACAATTACTATGACGACCGGTGTAGATAAAGGTGTTGTCACTCCGGATTCCACTTACAATAACACTGACTTCATTAAAGTTGACGATATCACCATTACGAACGCCACTAAAGGACAGACGGGCAATATTACATTGCAACACGCGCTTAATTATTCGCTTAACACTGGGTTTGTCACGGTGGCTCAGCGCCTTGGAGATGGTACGAATATTACTCTTGATGCTCGCAACGCGATGTATGACTATTTTCACAACAAGCTGCGCCTAGGCAAGCTCACAGGTATTCAATTGGCAAATGAACAGGCTGGTACGGTTATTCCGCCGAGTGATCCACAAGGTAACGCTGTGCGCTATTCGAATATGGCATTCGGACAGGGCTTAGACGTGACCATGTTACAGGTAGGCGCGGCATTTAGCACGGTTATGAACGGGGGTACGTACCACACGCCGTATATTGTTGCTGGCACAATGAATGATGAGGGCGATACGTTTACACCGTCACAACCTAAGACGTCCACCGATAATGTTATTAAGCCAAGTACCTCGGATACGATGCGTACAATGGTACACGATGCTCGTTCGGCGTTTTATGCGGGCAAAGATAGGCCAGGCTATTATGTTGGTGGCAAGACGGGTACATCACAGACAATTGAAAACGGTCGCTATGTGGATAACCAGACGATTGGTACATATCTTGGCTATGGCGGCGATTCTAACTCGAGTAAGGGGCCGAAATATGTCATAATGGTGCAAGTATCAGGTAAAAACATGAATCTTGCCGGCAATACCGACGCCATGCCAGTTTTTACGGATATTTCGAACTGGCTACTAGGGTACATGAAGTTGCAACCGAAGGGATAAAAATGGACCAACACATTCAGCTGACACATAACCTAACTAATACATTTCTTTTGAGCGTCAGCGCTTTTCTACTGGCAATGCTTTTAACACCGGTATACACGTTTATAGCATACCGCTATAAGTTTTGGAAAAAACAGCGCAGTACCAGTACGACAGGAGAGAAGCTAGAAGTCTTCACAAAACTCCACGCTGATAAATTTAAGCGTAACATTCCAACCATGGCGGGTATTATTGGTGTTGTTTCAATAGGACTTGTAACGTTCTTCTTTAACCTTGACCGAGCGCAGACGTGGTTGCCCCTGGCGGCACTTTTTGGCGGTGGCGCGGTAGGACTACTTGATGATGTGATCAATATCCGTGGGCAGGGTAACGGTGTTGCAGGGCTTCGTTCAAGTTTGAAATTTGCTATGATTACCGTAGTAGCACTTGTTCTCGGTTGGTTCTTCTATGCAAAACTTGGCTATAACAGCATTCATCTACCGTATCTTGGTGATATTATTTTGGGCTGGTGGATCGTACCACTATTCGTTTTTGCAGTTGTTGCAACAGGCAATGCCGTTAATATCAGTGATGGTCTTGATGGCCTGGCTGGCGGCTTGCTCGCTATTAGCTACGGATCATTCGGAATGATTGCGCTACTACAAGGCCATCTTTTGCTCTCTGGTTTTTGCTTCACAGTTCTAGGTGCGCTACTCAGTTACCTGTGGTTTAATATTTATCCGGCGCGGTTCTTTATGGGCGATGTTGGAAGTTTTGCATTTGGAACGAGCCTTGGTGTAGTGGCGATGCTAACCAATACGCTTTTCCTTTTGCCAATCATTGGTATTTTGTTTGTCATAGAGGCGGGTTCGAGTCTCATCCAGATCGTTAGCAAGCGCGTTTTTCATCGCAAAATATTTATCTCTGCACCAATCCATCACCACCTTGAGGCGAAAGGTTGGCCTGAGACAAAGGTAACTATGCGTTTTTGGGTGATCGCCTGTGTTGCTGGTTTTGCAGGTGTTCTTCTAGCTCTCACAGGAGGTCATGTTTAGTCTATGGAGAAAGTTCGACAACTGCGCGTACAGGTGGGCGATGCGGCGCAGTCAGTCGTTCGACGTCATCGCCCCGATTATCAGATAGTTCTTTATATGGGGCTGCTAATGCTGCTTGGTCTGATTATTATGTATGCTATTGGACCACAGCGTGCGAACGTGTTGAATAATGCCTACGGCACAGACTATTACACTAGTACATATTTTTTTGCCAAACAGACGATTAGTTTGCTCCTTGCTCTTGGCGCATTCTTTCTTGTAGCATTTACGCCGTTTCAGTGGATGCGTCAACATGCACAAAAAATTCTTTTAGCGGGGCTTGGCGCCTGCGTATTGCTGTTCTTGACCGGTAATATCTTGCATATCAGCAGCATTGCACAGTGTACGCTGGGTGCATGCCGATGGTTTGAGCTTGGCCCACTTGGAAGCCTCCAGCCAGCTGAGCTGCTTAAGTTTGGTATCTTGGTGTTTGGTGCAGGGTTTTTAGGTACTCGGGTACAACAGGGTAGTGTGAATGATCTTCATAAAACTTTGATCCCTCTAGGTGTTTTGGTTGGAGTTGCTATATTTTTTGTGATTGTACTTCAAAAGGACATGGGCACGGGTGTTTCGTTAATTGCGATTGTGGCGGCGATGATGATGGTGGCTGGGGTAAATAAACGCGTCGGACTCGCACTCCTAGGTGTTGCGGCTGTGTTGGGTATTTTGCTTATTATAGTAGCGCCACATCGTATTGACCGCGTGAAGACGTTTTTTGGTGGTAGTGGCAGTAGCTCTTCTTCGACCGATACCAATGGAGCTGATTATCAGATTACACATGCCAAAATGGCGATAGGTAGTGGTGGTTTTTTGGGCGTGGGTATTGGTAACAGCGTCCAGGCTACCGGATATTTGCCGGAGGCGATTAACGATTCAGTATTTGCAATTATGGGCGAAACGTTTGGGTTTGTAGGTCTAACGGTTATTTTGATTATCTTTGGTGCGCTACTTATGAGACTACTAAAAATCACTGATCATCTAACAAACATATGGATGAAACTCGCTGTCGCAGGCGTGTTCGGTTGGCTCGCGTCGCATGTTATATTGAATGTGGGCGCCATGATAGGTGTTATACCGCTGACCGGTATTACGCTGCCACTGTTGAGCTTTGGTGGCACTAGCATGATATTCATTGCCGGAGCACTTGGACTCGCATTCCAACTATCTAGGTATACTATTCACGGATCTGTAAATAAGGAGAATGACTATGAAAATCTTGGCAGTCGGCGGGGGGTCGGGCGGTCACGTAACCCCAGTGGTCGCGGTTCTACGCGAGCTTAAAAAAGACAATAAATCGGCAGAAATTCGTTTTTGGTGCGATAGAAAATTCGCCCCTCAAGCGCGCAGCATTATGGAGCATTTTGATAGCTCTATCCCTGTAGAGACTATTCTTTCGGGTAAACTGCGTCGGTATCATAACTTACCACTTTGGCGTCAGCTTTTGCGCCCTGTTTCTATAGTGCTGCCCAACATCCGGGATGCTATTTTAGTAGGCTGTGGTTTTGTGCAGAGTCTTGTAAAACTTTTACTATGGAAGCCAGACGTTGTATTTACTAAGGGTGGTTTTGTATGCTTGCCAGTCGGCATGGCCGCAAAAGTGCTCAACATTCCGCTTGTCATTCACGATTCCGATGCTCATCCGGGCCTTACAAACCGCGTGCTTGCTAAATGGGCTACGCAAATCGCCACTGGTGCACCTCTTAAGTTTTACCCTTATCCAGAGAATATTTCGCACTATGTTGGCATCCCAATCAATACCGATTTTAGACCGTTTAGTGCCAGTGAACGGCAGGCGCTTAAGGTGCAGTATGGGTTTAATCCTAAACACCCACTTGTTGTTGTGACCGGTGGGGGTCTGGGTGCGAAGCGTATTAATGACGCAATCGCTAAACGAATGGACGCGTTGCTTGAAATGACATCACTCGTGCTTATATCGGGAACGGCGCAGTACGATGAGATGCGTGCATTGACCCCTGATGGCGATCCTCGCTACCAGCTTCACGCCTTTGTCAGCAGCGGCATGGCAGAGCTTTTGGGCGCTGCTGATGTTGTGGTGACTCGTGCTGGTGCGACGACTATTCTAGAGCTTGCCGCGCTTGCAAAGCCTACTATTCTCGTACCGAATGGTTTTTTGACTGGTGGCCACCAACTTAAAAATGCCAGTGTCTATGCTGAAAACGGCGCAGTAGAAGTCATTGACGACCATGAACTTAATGAGAATCCTCAGTTGCTTGTAGATGCACTTACATCACTATTAGCTAATCCGGCCCACATGGAAGATATGAGTCGTAAGTTCATTAAGTTTTCTAAACCAGATGCTGCAAAAAAGATGGCAGAAATTATTCTCTCCGCAGTAAAATAAGCGTAAGTTTGTTACAATAACAGTAGTAATTATGGCTTTGTTTTCTAAGAAAAAGAAGGATGATGCGCCACGCCGCCGGCAGGCTAATTTTTTGGATGAGGAAAATAAAGAATCGCGTGAGTTTGACGAACGCTATTCGTTTAAGCGTAACCGTACGCTAACCGGTAGCTCATCTTCGCAGATTAGTAGTCCCGGTGAATCGAGCGCACAGATTAAATCACCACGTGTGCAGGCGCATGAACTGGCTCGTCAGCGCCGCCACATTGGAGCGACACTTCTTCTGGTACTTATAGGTTCTGGCTTGCTTTACTTTTTAGTGTCACAGTTTACAGCAACGGCTATTATTCAGGCATCAGACATGTCCTCGAACCTTGATCCAAGCTATGCAAAAACAATTGATGACTATCTATCCTCTCAGCCTCTTGAACGTTTTCGTTTTGTGACGAATGTCGAACATCTAGGTGAATATCTTCAGGCTAAATCCCCAGAGATTGCCTCTATCGCGATTGATGGCTCTGCTGGTCTTGGTAAGTCGGTATTCACCGTGACTCTCAGGCATCCAATCGTTGGTTGGAGTATCAACGGCAAACAGGAGTATGTAGATAATACGGGAACTTCGTTTGCGCATAATTACTTTGCTGCCCCTGCTGTACAAGTGGTAGATAAGAGCGGCATTCAGGTTCAGGCTGGGCAAGCTATTGCGAGTAACCGCTTTCTTGGATTTGTAGGCCGTGCTGTTGGTCTTACGAAGAACCAAGGTTTTACTGTGGTGCAAGTTATTATTCCCGAGGGCACTACAAGAGAGGTTGAGTTGCAACTTCAGGGCATAAGTTATCCCATTAAGCTTTCGATTGATAGAGGGGTAGGGGAGCAAGTCGAGGATATGGCCCGTGCAGTGCACTGGTTGCAGACGCACGGGCAAACGCCGCAGTACTTAGATGTACGGGTGAGCGGTGAAGCGTTCTATCGTTAGTTGAAAAGACAAGTTTACGACCGCTTTTCTCTCCTTCCATAAGAGTGTTCTAATTTTGTTCTATATGTATACGTGAAGCGAAAAAAGTATACTATTATATCAAAATATAAAAAAGCAAATTTTTATAGAAAAGAGAGGGAAAGGGAGGGAGTGGGGTAATATGAAATATTAAAAATCCAAACGATAAAAAAGTCAAAAAACTATACGAAAATATGAAAATGTAAAAAATCAATGTCTACGCAAAATATATAAGCTTGT
It encodes the following:
- a CDS encoding penicillin-binding protein 2, whose amino-acid sequence is MLLDFKKGSRAQTLAILTLVIMAIFVVRLFYLQIIKHDYYVAQANAEQLKQLAIPAMRGQIYAMDDSTPVPLVLNEAVYTVFADPHVVDKQQDMVDLIHRVAGGNARPNLDTLLANKDSRYQVLATKVTRQQAQMMKDANLKGLGFQQESQRVYPEGQLAAQVLGFVNADGQGQYGIEDAMNDQLTGKDGLLQSVTDVSNVPLTIGNKNINIPAQNGRNVVLTIDRNVQAYTEQALNKGIQDIKSRLHTNDEPKGSVLVMDPQTGKVLAMANFPTYNPGDFGNVTNAAAFNNATISDPYEPGSDIKTITMTTGVDKGVVTPDSTYNNTDFIKVDDITITNATKGQTGNITLQHALNYSLNTGFVTVAQRLGDGTNITLDARNAMYDYFHNKLRLGKLTGIQLANEQAGTVIPPSDPQGNAVRYSNMAFGQGLDVTMLQVGAAFSTVMNGGTYHTPYIVAGTMNDEGDTFTPSQPKTSTDNVIKPSTSDTMRTMVHDARSAFYAGKDRPGYYVGGKTGTSQTIENGRYVDNQTIGTYLGYGGDSNSSKGPKYVIMVQVSGKNMNLAGNTDAMPVFTDISNWLLGYMKLQPKG
- a CDS encoding FtsW/RodA/SpoVE family cell cycle protein gives rise to the protein MEKVRQLRVQVGDAAQSVVRRHRPDYQIVLYMGLLMLLGLIIMYAIGPQRANVLNNAYGTDYYTSTYFFAKQTISLLLALGAFFLVAFTPFQWMRQHAQKILLAGLGACVLLFLTGNILHISSIAQCTLGACRWFELGPLGSLQPAELLKFGILVFGAGFLGTRVQQGSVNDLHKTLIPLGVLVGVAIFFVIVLQKDMGTGVSLIAIVAAMMMVAGVNKRVGLALLGVAAVLGILLIIVAPHRIDRVKTFFGGSGSSSSSTDTNGADYQITHAKMAIGSGGFLGVGIGNSVQATGYLPEAINDSVFAIMGETFGFVGLTVILIIFGALLMRLLKITDHLTNIWMKLAVAGVFGWLASHVILNVGAMIGVIPLTGITLPLLSFGGTSMIFIAGALGLAFQLSRYTIHGSVNKENDYENLGSRRGVGRSRNPSGRGSTRA
- the mraY gene encoding phospho-N-acetylmuramoyl-pentapeptide-transferase, coding for MDQHIQLTHNLTNTFLLSVSAFLLAMLLTPVYTFIAYRYKFWKKQRSTSTTGEKLEVFTKLHADKFKRNIPTMAGIIGVVSIGLVTFFFNLDRAQTWLPLAALFGGGAVGLLDDVINIRGQGNGVAGLRSSLKFAMITVVALVLGWFFYAKLGYNSIHLPYLGDIILGWWIVPLFVFAVVATGNAVNISDGLDGLAGGLLAISYGSFGMIALLQGHLLLSGFCFTVLGALLSYLWFNIYPARFFMGDVGSFAFGTSLGVVAMLTNTLFLLPIIGILFVIEAGSSLIQIVSKRVFHRKIFISAPIHHHLEAKGWPETKVTMRFWVIACVAGFAGVLLALTGGHV
- a CDS encoding UDP-N-acetylglucosamine--N-acetylmuramyl-(pentapeptide) pyrophosphoryl-undecaprenol N-acetylglucosamine transferase, with protein sequence MKILAVGGGSGGHVTPVVAVLRELKKDNKSAEIRFWCDRKFAPQARSIMEHFDSSIPVETILSGKLRRYHNLPLWRQLLRPVSIVLPNIRDAILVGCGFVQSLVKLLLWKPDVVFTKGGFVCLPVGMAAKVLNIPLVIHDSDAHPGLTNRVLAKWATQIATGAPLKFYPYPENISHYVGIPINTDFRPFSASERQALKVQYGFNPKHPLVVVTGGGLGAKRINDAIAKRMDALLEMTSLVLISGTAQYDEMRALTPDGDPRYQLHAFVSSGMAELLGAADVVVTRAGATTILELAALAKPTILVPNGFLTGGHQLKNASVYAENGAVEVIDDHELNENPQLLVDALTSLLANPAHMEDMSRKFIKFSKPDAAKKMAEIILSAVK